In Belonocnema kinseyi isolate 2016_QV_RU_SX_M_011 chromosome 4, B_treatae_v1, whole genome shotgun sequence, a single window of DNA contains:
- the LOC117171299 gene encoding BLOC-1-related complex subunit 5 has product MGSEQSSQTGNAQGSEGTRARMAQLRRGKSVPNRETVPAETPPRATSPGPSICSDSDLPYISYTVNRPIGDSPKMTNKSQLARGKSVGQEVTRRKSNAGNLGQRKLHNIVVVKPAISDPTADKDPDLVKLQSIPMFLPIMRGTLNLPPGVRDPEVLERLDPIGLFNLCARYQHHLNNSAQLVAGEQLALCTSVDAEIVRLVAIATERQKKFSKFAEQLTKVHELSRQLTKCHVQLNQTLESLEMLNNLLPIDERLEPFVWTTG; this is encoded by the coding sequence atgggaTCAGAGCAGAGTTCTCAAACCGGAAATGCTCAAGGTTCCGAGGGGACTCGAGCCAGAATGGCCCAGCTTCGAAGGGGAAAAAGCGTTCCAAACCGGGAGACAGTTCCAGCTGAAACGCCGCCGAGAGCAACAAGTCCAGGTCCCAGTATCTGTTCCGATTCCGATTTGCCCTACATATCATACACAGTCAACAGACCAATTGGCGATTCTCCGAAGATGACCAACAAATCCCAACTCGCGAGAGGCAAAAGTGTCGGACAGGAAGTGACGAGGCGGAAATCCAATGCAGGGAACCTGGGCCAACGAAAGCTCCACAACATCGTGGTTGTCAAGCCAGCAATTTCTGATCCAACTGCTGACAAGGACCCGGACCTGGTGAAGCTTCAAAGCATTCCTATGTTCCTGCCAATTATGCGAGGGACTCTGAACCTTCCTCCGGGTGTCCGCGACCCGGAAGTCTTGGAAAGACTGGATCCGATTGGACTCTTCAATCTCTGCGCGAGGTATCAGCATCATTTGAACAACAGCGCTCAACTTGTGGCTGGTGAGCAGCTTGCCTTGTGCACCAGTGTCGACGCGGAAATTGTGAGACTCGTAGCAATTGCTACTGAGCGGcagaaaaaattttccaaattcgcgGAACAGTTGACGAAAGTTCATGAGTTGAGTAGACAGCTGACAAAGTGTCATGTGCAGCTCAATCAGACTCTGGAGAGTTTGGAGATGTTGAATAATTTGCTGCCGATTGATGAGAGGCTGGAGCCTTTCGTCTGGACCACGGGAtga